DNA from Leptospira bandrabouensis:
TATCAACGATGAATGGGCGCCTCGAATCCGTTAGTCGATCGATATTTTTTTCTACCACCGACCGCGCTATTCGCTCCAATCTTTCCGATCTGTGATTCAATCAGAATCCATCAGTTTAAGGAAAGGATTTCCGCTTCTATCGCTGGCGCAGGGAGTTTGAAATTAGTTACAAATTTGCATTCATCCATTAACTTACATTTGGTGAAAAGAGGGAAATCGTTAGACACCAAATGTTAAGTATAGTTAACAAAAATAAGTTGGTCCCAAGTTGATACTGACAGCCAATCCCAACTTGGCATTTATACGAACTACAAATAAACTTGTAGAATATGTCGCGCGGCTATACGAATTGCGTTTAACCCCCAATAGACAAGTGGTTATCTGTATTGCAATTAAATACTGCACGACTCCCCTGGAAACCCCATCCCTAACCGATCCTACACAAACCAAGAGACGGAAACTGCCATTTAGAATCTGCTATCGTGTTAGGTGGACTCTACCACAACTACTTTTGGAAGAAAAGCGATTAAGAATGACAAATCTCTTTTATGCTTTGGTTTTCTACTATTGTTTGTTAGCTTTTGATTCAATAATCTCTTCTATAAAAGAGAAGAATTTCTTATATCCTCGCTACCAACGAAACACTCATTTTTGGAATAAAGTCTTTGCTAATAACAAGAAATCGATGTCTTCCATTTGTTTTTTGTCTGAAGGATCGTTCCTGTTTGCAACTAACGTCTAACTTGACGACCATTTCGTTCGCTATTATAGTTTTGGCGAGGCTCAGTAAATTCTACTTCATTTTTATCTTAGCAATTTCACGACCATCATTATCAAAATATGAATAGATAATTACAATGCCATTGTCACTAAAATTTTTCAAATCACTATTTGTTGAAATTTTCTTTCTTATTGTGGGTTCCATAAGATTAATCCACTTTTTAAATTTCGAACGGATCACCGGAAATCATTGTATAATTATAAATTAGCTCTAAATTTGTAGTGGAAGTTTCATAATCTAAGCGAGTGGATTCGTCTAGCAGCATTGGCACTTTTGCATTGATGTTATCTACCGCAAAGTCTAAGATTTCTATAGGTGTTTCTAATCTTCCAATTTGGGGATTGCTGAAAGTTTTGTTCAGTAAAATGAAAGACACGCCAAATTAAAAAACTAAAAAAAGAATCAATAAGATAGTTTTTGATTTACCAAGAGCCATGTATCCTCCTTCGGATAGATTCAATAATTTCAACCTGCATTGTCCAGATAAATGGTAATATATATATATAGCCAAAGGCAATAAAAATACGGATAATCCCTCTTATTGAAGTTATGGAAAAAAATTGCAAAAAAGTTGTCCCTTGAGTCAGAAAATAAGAATATATTATGCTTGGTGATATCACGTAACTTAATATAACCAGCTGAAACAAAAAAATCACCATCCAATACTTGAAAAAAGGATCAACTTGCATTTTAAAATGGTCGAAGGAAAAATCTTTTCTCTTTTTCCGATAATGTTCAAAAACTACTAAAAGTAAATTCAATGCTTCCGTTTCCTGAAATATGAACGAAGAATGTAATGTTTTATTGCTTTTTACAAGACATATTTAGATTGCAAGCTCCATTAATTTTTGGAGAAGAACTTGAACCGTTATTAATCAGGTGACAGGCAGTTTCTGTTGTCGCTGCGCTCGTTAGTCCAGAGATCCTCAGAACATGAATTTTTGGACCAATGCCTTTGTTAGTAACTAGTAATCGATGACTTCCGTTTGCAACTAGCGTCTAACTTGACAAACATCTTGTTAGTTATTATAGTTTTCGCGAGGCTCTAGTCAATCGCAATGTTCTAAATCCAAACTATCATCATCAATAGATTTGTTTACTTTTTTTCGATAATATTTTAGGTCACATCCAGCACCTGGCCAAAAATCACCAGAGTCATCCAATACTTTGATATTATGAAATCCTTCAATTGCTGGATTTTCTCTAATATAATATTCCGCTAACAACCCTTTTGCGCGTGTTATCCGAATGGCAATTAGCCGCGCACTCCCATCCCGCCGACTATTACTCATTCGCATATTTATTTCTTAACCTACTGCTATATCCCATTTCCTCCTTCCCTTCATCTACTCAATGCATCACGCAATAATCTAAACCTAAATTGCACTTAAATGTGACATAATTTCCTTCTTAGCCCTATCCTTATCACACATATCATTCATTATTACAAATACCCTTTTCCAGCTTCCCAATTTTATCATTGACATGCAGGCATTTACCTGCATAATAATATTTGTATGCCAAAGGAAGTTGAGGGAGCTGATCAGGTTTTTAAGGCAATGGCTGATCCAAATCGCAGGAAGGTTTTGGATCTTCTTTATGCAAACAATGGACAAACACTTTCCTCGCTTTGCGAGCAACTTGACATGCAAAGGCAATCGGCAACCCAACATATAGAAATCTTAATCAAAGCCAATTTGGTGACGGTTATATGGAAGGGCCGTGAAAAACTCCATTTCATAAACCCAGTGCCGATTCATGAGGTATATGCACGTTGGGTTAGAAAATTTGAAGAGAACCGTTTAACTTTTTTACACGAATTAAAAACAGAACTCGAAGGAGAGAACCATGGAACCACATAACTTTGTTTATGTTACTTATATACTCAGCACACCTGAGAAGGTATGGAATGCAATCGTAAATCCGGAAGTTACAAGTAAATACTGGTCTGATCCATTATCAAAAAACCCTGCTCATATCAATGTATCCGAGTGGAAGGTTGGCTCTGAATGGAAACATGTTAAGATGGATGAGGAAAAAACTGTAGACATTATAGGAAAGGTTCTGGAAGTAAACCCACCTAACAAGTTAGTCATCTCCTGGTCAAGGCCAAAGGATATCGATGACGAATCCAAACACTCTCATGTAACATTTGATATCGAACCTTATTCTGACGGCCTTGTCCGTTTGGTAGTCACTCATAAAGATCTAGATTCACAAATGTTTGCTGGAATCTCCGCAGGATGGCCAAGTGTTCTTTCCAACCTCAAAACATTTTTGGAATCCGGTCTCCCCTTGGCAGGACATATCCCAAAATCATAGTATAAAAACATAACAAACAATTTTTGGAATATAAAACTTAAGGAGAATATGATGGATCTAATTTATACAGGCGGCTGCGCTTGCGGCGCCATTCGTTATCAAATAAACGAAAAACCAATGTTTATGAACGATTGCCAATGCCGCGACTGCCAGCGTATAAGCGGAACAGGACATGGATCCTATCTCACATTTCCATCTCGGAAATCTGTGAGTCTGGAAGGAAAAACAGCTAACTTTGATATGGTGGGAGATAGCGGCAATACCAAAACCAGTAGTTTTTGCCCGAAATGTGGTTCACCAGTTTACATGACCTTTTCTGCCATGCCCAATCTTTTTACTATCCACGCAACGAGTCTAGATGACCCAACCCTCTACCAACCACAAGCGGTCACATATACAAAACGAGGTTATGTTTGGGATCATTTAGATTTGTCTCTTCCAAAATTTGAAACTGTGCCAAAGTCCTAATAATACACGAAATTCACACTAAAACCCAAAAAAACTGGCATTAGTGTGAATGGGTGCCTACAAACTTTGAATCTTACCAAGGAACATGGACATTATCCCATGTTGTAAAAGTACCTGTTGGTCCATCTGGGCCAAGTAAGGCAACTCTTACAACTTCCCGCGCACCATCTTCAAGGCTCTCATAACCTTCAAAGTTAGTCATAGCCGTTTTTGTAAAACCGGGAGATACCAAATTCACCTTAATGGCTGTTTCTTTTAATTCGAGCATCATCGAAAGTGTGATTCCATTCAGAGCTGTTTTTGAGACTGCATAAACAGGATTATAAAATGAACTATAACCCGAGTTAGGATCTGCATTAAGATTCATAGAACCAAGGGTACTTGATACATTGACAATACGAGCATCTTTGGAATTTTTTAAAAGCGGTAACATTGCTTGATATACAGCGAGTACGCCAAATACATTTGTATCCCAAACCACACGCATCTCATCTATCGAGGCCATACTTGCCTTTGCTGAATCCATATATTCAACCATCGATAAACCTAACCTTTGCATTCTTGTATTTGAGATTCCCGCATTGTTGATAAGTACATCAAGGCGGCCAAATTCTTTTTTTATATATTCCGCAGCATCTGTGATCGATTTACGATCTGTTACATCTAATTGGACAGCAATGCTACCTAACCCAATTTCTTTGGCAGCTTTCTCCCCACGTTTTAAATCACGTGAGCCCAAAATAACGGTCATTCCACTATTTGCCAACACTTTGGCTACTTGGTAACCAATCCCTTGATTTGCCCCTGATACAAGTGCAAGGCGTTTATCCTTTGTTTCCATGATTTATACCTCTACTCACGAAAGTCCTTCTGCTATACGGTCTTTTGTCTGCCGGCATTTACGAAACCGAATAGTACCGGAACTAATCAGTTCCGTAATTGGACAGATATAATTTCTATTTTCGCTGTCAAGAAAAAAAGAAAGATTTTCAGGCAGAATGCTATTGCCAAACTAGGAGCGATAAAATTCGTTTCAAATTAGTGAAAAAAATATAATTCTGTATCGTTTTAAAAAGATTTTGTAGGTTATCATATTATACCGATGGATAAGAAAAAAAAAGTAACTGTTTCAAAGCCAACCAAACAAACTCCCGTCCTTGGAAGGAAACGAGACGCCTCACTGGATACCTCCATTTTAAATGCCACTCTTGAGATGCTTGCAGAAGAAGGATTTGATGGTATGACTATGGACAAAATTGCCATTAAGGTTGGAACAGGAAAGGCAGCTTGTTATCGCCGTTGGCCTTCTAAAGTCAAACTTGTCAAAGATGCTTTGATTTGGATGAATCGTAATCAGTTAGAACTTGAAAAAATTCCAGATACCGGTTCTCTGCGAAATGATTTTCTAGCCATTCTCAAACCACATTCAATGGAGGAAGCAAATGCAAAATTACGCGTATTAGGTGGACTCGGTACGTTTTGGTCAGATGAAGAAATTGAAAAAAAAGGAATTACAGAAATTTTTGGCCCTTGGACAGAAGTGAACCGAACTCTGATGCAACGCGCAATGGAACGCGGAGAAATTTCTAAAAAAGCAAATATAGAACTTGTTTGTAAAGTCTTAAACTCAATGGCGACCTACCGAGCCCTCATCGAACGAAAACCACCAGACAAAAACCTATTCATAGCGCTGATTGACCAAGTTGTGATCCCTGCATTAAAAAATCCCAGTTAAATGTTCCCATTATGTGTGGAATCATTAAAAAAAAATTTAATTCTCCTCTCCGGGCGCCTCGAATCCGTTAGTCGACCAAAATCAGATTTAATAACGACCGCGCTATCCGCTCCAATCTTTCCGATCTGTGATTAAATCAAAATCAATCAGTTTACGGAAAGGATTTCCGCTACTATCGCTGGCGCAGGGGTTTGGGATTGGGAACAAATTCGGAATCAACAATTAACTTACAATTGGTAACCAAGGAGATCAAAGATAGGAGTATCATGATGTTTCTATTCATATCGTAAAAAACTCATAATATCCGAAATGGAGAATGGATTTTGATTCTCGAATTTTGCGATTTCCACAGATCATTTTTGTCATTTTCTTTCATCCATAAATACTTGGAATGAACTGCTTTTCCTCTTCTTTACAGTCCCCAATGGCTTTATAATATTTAAAACATTCAAGTAATGCTGCATTCTTTGCAAGTTCAGCTCTCGGAACATTAGATTGATTTACGTTTCCATTTAATAGGAACGCACTATTTAATAAAAATTCGCAATAGTCCTTTTTTTGTGAGGCATTGTAACGACATGAATCTCTTTGGCTCCCTGGTCGACATTCTATAAGCAAAAATAACACTAATACAAATCTGATTTCGAGTCTTTTTTAAAGCTAAGTTTTTTCTAAAACCATTTTGAACGGAATTCACCAGTTTCTAGAACAGAACTAGAGGTATTTATAGTTTTTTTAAAGATTTGTGAACCTTTGGGAAATTTTCGCTGTTATGCGCTGGCGGAATTTATAAAATCAAATCCAATTTTCTAATTTTAAATTTGGAACTCTGATAAACTCTTATAAACAAATCACATATATCTGATCGGGACAGAATCTAAAAATTCACTTCAACCTTTCCAATACACCTTTTCGTTTCACAATATTTTTATAGTCCCATTGGATTTTTTTGGCCTTACCGAGCCAACGTTTTAGATCTTTTTTCTTAATTTGACTCACATCCGTATAACGAACTTCGGCGGCTTTAAAACTACCTTCCGGTGTGAGCCCATCTTCTTCAAAACTTTGCCCACTCCAAAATAAAAGACGAATGCCCGTTTTTAATTTGCTATAACCAACAATAGGATTCCCATCCAAAAACCAAACGGGATGAGAATGCCAAATTTTTTTAAGAGCTTTCGGTAGATGTAGATTAATTTCCTGATATAGAAGATTACAAATTTCGGTATCGATCGGGGATTGCGATTGATTGTAGGTTTCGATTTCTTTACTCATGGAATCACCTTCTCATTTTTATGAATCATTTGATATCATCAGATTCTTTGAATCGCATCAAATGCAGCCATTAGGATTTGAAGTCTAATGAGAATGCAACTATCGATCCATCGATGCAAATTGGATCCATAACGGCATTCTATTGGAATTTTAAAGAATCAATTTATGTATCCTTTATTATTTACAAACTTTCTTTAGAGTAGAAACTACCTTAACGTCAACCGTTGGCCAAAGTTTGCTCACACCGTCCGATCCTTTGTGCAAATCGTTACATTCTGCGTTCAGCTTATTCAGTCCAGTTTGAAGACCAAGACTAATCGCATCTACAGTTCCAATAAGTTCGACAAGGTCTTCTTTCCAAACAAAATTGACAGGTATCGTGGTTTTAGAATTTCCATACCGCAAATTCAATTTTGCAGTACCTGATTCTCCCGGAGTTATCTCAGAAAAATTTCCCGAAATTTTTTTATTTCCTTTCACAGAGCCAAAAAAGAATTTTTTGATTTTTCCATCTCGGTCAGGTACACCTGAATTAACCGAAGAAGTATCAATTTGAAATTGAATTGATTTCACTGCACCAAACTTCGATTTGTCTTTTTGTTGCCCAGTCACTTTGATAGAATCAAATTTACCTTTAACACCTGTTTTTTCTGTAAATTTGAACGCTGTCCATTCTAAGGAGGTTTGACTAGGGTCATACTCATACGTACAATTCTCTTGTGCGATCAGTTCGGCGGACAAACATAGTGCGATTAGTACCAAAGTGGAGTTAAAAATTTTCATAAAAACCTCTAGTTGAAATTAGAAAACCTAGAACAAAGTTTTGTCAAGTGCAGTCTAAGGTTCGCATTCAATTCACATGTTAAAATTCATAAGTCTTTTGGTATTTCACTTAAAGAACCAACTCTTCAAAGCGAAGGAAGAAATCCATGACCCGAGACTTTCTTCCCATGAAGATTTGGCAAAGTCCATTTTGGATTTTTTATCTGAGTCCTTACATATCCATTCTGTTCCAAGTCAAATTATAGACGGTTTTCGTTCTCTCCGAAGTAAATATAAATTACTTTCCAACCAGAACTTTTATGAGTTTCTATTTGCAGCCTCCCACCAGTACCAAATTCGAATCAATCTTGTTCAAAAAACCTTACAAGACATAAGAGGCTACATCACTCAAAATTCACCTTTTGTTTTTAAAGTGTTAAACGAAGGTCAAAGGTTGGATGAATTTTATGCCATCACAAGTTACCAAACATCAGCATACCTAGTAAAACCTCTACATGGGTTTGATAATGAAGGAGAATGGTATTCTGAAAAAGACCTGATCAAGTTTATGGGAATCAAATCAAACAAAGATTCTGTGGACTGGATCATAGCAGAACCAATTTTTCCTTTTACAACAAACATCGAAGTTACAAATTCTTTCTCTTCTGTTAAAAATGCTTTAAAACAAATTTCTCATTTGATCCGAATGGAATCAAAAGACGTTTGGATTGTGTTTATTTATGGGATAGGGATTGGAATTCTATCGTTAGTTGTTCCAGTGGCTACGTCTTCCCTTGTCAACATAGTCGCATTTGGTGTTTTACTTCAACCAGTCATCATCTTGACGTTGTTAGTTGTATTTTTTCTTGGATTTGCAGGCGCCATGCAAACCATCCAAATTTACGTTGTTGAAATCTTACAAAGGCGTGTATTCGTAAGAATTGCCACAGAATTTGCTGTAAAATTTCCAAAAATTAGACAAGATGTTTTGGACAAACACCACAACCCAGAACTCGTAAATCGTTTTTTTGATACGATGACCATACAGAAATCCATCCATTCCTTGTTAGTTGATGGTTTATCAGTTATTTTAACCACCGTTATTGGTTTTGTTCTGATTTCATTTTACCACCCTATCTTCATTGTTTTTTCATTTCTTATTTTATTTATAGGTGGGTATTGGGTTACCTATCGTTTAGGAAAACCAGCAGCAGAAAACTATATCAAAATTTCGAAAGAAAAATATAAAGTCGCAGCTTGGTTAGAAGAAATATCTAGACACTCTGCTTTATTTCATTCTACCTTCGGTTCTAATTTTGCTTTGGACAAAGCAGATTCCTTTATTCGGGATTATTTATATGCACGGAAAAAATATTTTTTTAACTTTATTCGCCAAATCATTGGCCTTGTAGGTATCCAGGCTCTGGCAAGTGCCATTGTACTTGGATTAGGTGGTTATTTAGTCATCCATAGACAACTTACGATTGGTCAATTAGTAGCTGCAGAACTTGTGATTGCCAAAGTGCTCAGTGATATATCTAAGTTTGGGAAACAATTAGATAGTTTTTATAGTTTGATCGCTGCCGTTGATAAAATCAATTCAGTCTTTCATTTACCAACAATCCCGGTTAAAACTGTCGAATTTGAGATTCCAGAAGGTCCGATCCAGGTCCAACTATCGGGAATTCATTATTCTCTTACCAACGGACACAAAATTTTTAACCAATTTGATTTAAAAGTGGCCGCAGGGAAATCAGTGGGTATCTCTTCTAACACACCTTATGATGCACATATTTTGTTAGATTTGATTTGCGGAATGCGCACTCCCACTTTTGGAATTGTAGAATACAATCATCAAAATATTCATGAAGTTTCCAAAGAACAAATTCATTCCGTTACCTTTCTAATCCGAGGAAATGAAATTTTTGAAGGAAGTATTCTAGAGAACATTCGAGTGGGTCGAGAAGAAATTTCTTTAATTGAAATTAGAAAACTCTTAGAAGATTTAGGAATTTGGGAAACCATTCAATCTTTACCAAATGGAATCCATACACAACTTCTAACATTTGGACATCCTTTTGATACAATCCAAACGACTGTGATTTCTGTTGCGAGAGCAGTCCTCGGTAATCCAAAACTATTGTTAATCGATGGGAATTTAGATCTATTGCCTCCAGCTCTACTAAACTCTTGTCTAAAAGTTTTATTGCAAAAAAATAGGGAGTGGACACTCTTAATTGTTTCCAAATCCCAAGCAGTCCTTTCGCAAATGGATCAAATTTTACGATTGGAAAACGACTCCCATTCCTTAAAAGCAAACACTTAAGGTTGGAATATGAAAACTGATATGTCTCAAAAATGGAAACTTAGAAAAAACCTACCTTCCTACCGATTGGTGCAAACAGCTTTGCCTGCACAAAGCCTTGCCTATATCCTCACCATAATATTTTTCTTAAGTGTCATTATCCTTCTTTATGTACCTTGGCAACAAACTACGATGGGGTTTGGTAGGGTTGTCGCTTATGCACCCCTCGACCGACAACAAGTCATTGAATCTCCCATCAGTGGACGGGTTGTCAAATGGCATGTACACGAAGGCACTCGTGTGAGAAAGGGCGATCCAATCATAGATATCTCTGATAACGATCCCAACTTTATCAACCGAATTCGTGAGGAAAAAAACGCACTTTTACAACGACTTGAGGCCGCAAGGTCCAGAGAAGATAATATTCGTTCACGAATCATTAGTTTACGTTCCTCCCGTGGCAGTGCAGTGGATGCTGCGGACTCTAGAAGGATGATGGCAAAAGACCGAGTACGGGCCAGCGAACAAGCAGTAGATGCCGCAAAAGCAGCTTTAAAAACCGCCAACCTCAATTTAGATCGCCAAAAACAACTTTGGGAAAAAGGACTTACTTCGAAACGAACTTTGGAACTAGCAGAATTAGAACATACCAATGCAGAAACTGGACTAGACCGTGCTAAAGCTGCTTACGATGCTGCCATTAAAGAAGAACGTGCTTTATATAGCGACACAGGAAAGGTAGCACAAGATGCAGAAGCATCCATCAATGATGCCAAAGCTTCCTTAGCAGCAGCACAATCCGAAGTGGCTCGAGTATTAGAAGACTTACCCAAATTGGAAGCAAGATTATCTAGACAAGAAACCCAAGAAATATTTGCACCAAGGGATGGAACCATCATGAGAATTTTGGTAAATCCCGATACTCAACAAGTGAAAGAAGGAGATGGTGTTGCGATTCTTGTACCTGATGCAGAAGACAAAGCAGTAGAACTTTTTATCTCTGGCAACGACATACCGCTCGTTGGTGAAGGAAGAAAGGTTCGATTACAATTCCAAGGGTATCCTGTTTTACAAA
Protein-coding regions in this window:
- a CDS encoding HlyD family secretion protein, which translates into the protein MSQKWKLRKNLPSYRLVQTALPAQSLAYILTIIFFLSVIILLYVPWQQTTMGFGRVVAYAPLDRQQVIESPISGRVVKWHVHEGTRVRKGDPIIDISDNDPNFINRIREEKNALLQRLEAARSREDNIRSRIISLRSSRGSAVDAADSRRMMAKDRVRASEQAVDAAKAALKTANLNLDRQKQLWEKGLTSKRTLELAELEHTNAETGLDRAKAAYDAAIKEERALYSDTGKVAQDAEASINDAKASLAAAQSEVARVLEDLPKLEARLSRQETQEIFAPRDGTIMRILVNPDTQQVKEGDGVAILVPDAEDKAVELFISGNDIPLVGEGRKVRLQFQGYPVLQISGWPETAVGTFGGIVKLVDITDNGSGNFRVLVIPDRDDRKWPTSRYLRQGVRAKGWIFLNRVSVGYELWRRFNDFPPNLPMDDPEMKYLLDDTGSGDKVK
- a CDS encoding GFA family protein, with amino-acid sequence MDLIYTGGCACGAIRYQINEKPMFMNDCQCRDCQRISGTGHGSYLTFPSRKSVSLEGKTANFDMVGDSGNTKTSSFCPKCGSPVYMTFSAMPNLFTIHATSLDDPTLYQPQAVTYTKRGYVWDHLDLSLPKFETVPKS
- a CDS encoding ArsR/SmtB family transcription factor → MPKEVEGADQVFKAMADPNRRKVLDLLYANNGQTLSSLCEQLDMQRQSATQHIEILIKANLVTVIWKGREKLHFINPVPIHEVYARWVRKFEENRLTFLHELKTELEGENHGTT
- a CDS encoding SRPBCC family protein, which encodes MEPHNFVYVTYILSTPEKVWNAIVNPEVTSKYWSDPLSKNPAHINVSEWKVGSEWKHVKMDEEKTVDIIGKVLEVNPPNKLVISWSRPKDIDDESKHSHVTFDIEPYSDGLVRLVVTHKDLDSQMFAGISAGWPSVLSNLKTFLESGLPLAGHIPKS
- a CDS encoding TetR/AcrR family transcriptional regulator, which codes for MDKKKKVTVSKPTKQTPVLGRKRDASLDTSILNATLEMLAEEGFDGMTMDKIAIKVGTGKAACYRRWPSKVKLVKDALIWMNRNQLELEKIPDTGSLRNDFLAILKPHSMEEANAKLRVLGGLGTFWSDEEIEKKGITEIFGPWTEVNRTLMQRAMERGEISKKANIELVCKVLNSMATYRALIERKPPDKNLFIALIDQVVIPALKNPS
- a CDS encoding SDR family oxidoreductase; this translates as METKDKRLALVSGANQGIGYQVAKVLANSGMTVILGSRDLKRGEKAAKEIGLGSIAVQLDVTDRKSITDAAEYIKKEFGRLDVLINNAGISNTRMQRLGLSMVEYMDSAKASMASIDEMRVVWDTNVFGVLAVYQAMLPLLKNSKDARIVNVSSTLGSMNLNADPNSGYSSFYNPVYAVSKTALNGITLSMMLELKETAIKVNLVSPGFTKTAMTNFEGYESLEDGAREVVRVALLGPDGPTGTFTTWDNVHVPW
- a CDS encoding DUF1801 domain-containing protein, whose protein sequence is MSKEIETYNQSQSPIDTEICNLLYQEINLHLPKALKKIWHSHPVWFLDGNPIVGYSKLKTGIRLLFWSGQSFEEDGLTPEGSFKAAEVRYTDVSQIKKKDLKRWLGKAKKIQWDYKNIVKRKGVLERLK
- a CDS encoding YceI family protein; amino-acid sequence: MKIFNSTLVLIALCLSAELIAQENCTYEYDPSQTSLEWTAFKFTEKTGVKGKFDSIKVTGQQKDKSKFGAVKSIQFQIDTSSVNSGVPDRDGKIKKFFFGSVKGNKKISGNFSEITPGESGTAKLNLRYGNSKTTIPVNFVWKEDLVELIGTVDAISLGLQTGLNKLNAECNDLHKGSDGVSKLWPTVDVKVVSTLKKVCK
- a CDS encoding ABC transporter ATP-binding protein → MLKFISLLVFHLKNQLFKAKEEIHDPRLSSHEDLAKSILDFLSESLHIHSVPSQIIDGFRSLRSKYKLLSNQNFYEFLFAASHQYQIRINLVQKTLQDIRGYITQNSPFVFKVLNEGQRLDEFYAITSYQTSAYLVKPLHGFDNEGEWYSEKDLIKFMGIKSNKDSVDWIIAEPIFPFTTNIEVTNSFSSVKNALKQISHLIRMESKDVWIVFIYGIGIGILSLVVPVATSSLVNIVAFGVLLQPVIILTLLVVFFLGFAGAMQTIQIYVVEILQRRVFVRIATEFAVKFPKIRQDVLDKHHNPELVNRFFDTMTIQKSIHSLLVDGLSVILTTVIGFVLISFYHPIFIVFSFLILFIGGYWVTYRLGKPAAENYIKISKEKYKVAAWLEEISRHSALFHSTFGSNFALDKADSFIRDYLYARKKYFFNFIRQIIGLVGIQALASAIVLGLGGYLVIHRQLTIGQLVAAELVIAKVLSDISKFGKQLDSFYSLIAAVDKINSVFHLPTIPVKTVEFEIPEGPIQVQLSGIHYSLTNGHKIFNQFDLKVAAGKSVGISSNTPYDAHILLDLICGMRTPTFGIVEYNHQNIHEVSKEQIHSVTFLIRGNEIFEGSILENIRVGREEISLIEIRKLLEDLGIWETIQSLPNGIHTQLLTFGHPFDTIQTTVISVARAVLGNPKLLLIDGNLDLLPPALLNSCLKVLLQKNREWTLLIVSKSQAVLSQMDQILRLENDSHSLKANT